A genomic segment from Helicobacter sp. NHP19-012 encodes:
- a CDS encoding NADPH dehydrogenase, translated as MDKTLLFSPWKIKDLELKNRVVMAPMDQYSAVDGYTNEWHTHHYVSRAIGQVGLIIFEVAAVSAKGRIDPGDLGIYEDGHIEGLAKIVAECHKYGSKVALQIGHAGRRGQLKDTPLLAPTALRFNEQYATPKEMDTNDIKQVILEFKQAGLRAKQAGFDALEIHAAHGYLLSSFLSPLTNQRSDAYGKNRALILQEILENLRETMDLPLIVRVSATDYHKQGNTPEKMAELLEPLSPLYDALNVSSGGVVQAPPKNYRATSGKATEETSIKVYPGYQIPYALVLKEALDKPTIGGGLLEEPKMAQRLVGSQVVDAIYLARALLKNPFWCFNAAMSLGQEIEIPKPYARMVYL; from the coding sequence ATGGATAAAACATTGTTGTTTAGCCCTTGGAAAATCAAGGATTTGGAGCTCAAAAACCGCGTGGTGATGGCACCGATGGATCAATACAGCGCCGTGGATGGCTACACCAACGAGTGGCACACGCACCACTATGTCAGCCGTGCTATTGGGCAAGTGGGCTTGATTATTTTTGAAGTGGCGGCGGTGAGTGCGAAGGGGCGGATCGATCCGGGGGATTTAGGCATTTATGAAGACGGGCACATTGAAGGTTTGGCTAAGATTGTGGCTGAGTGCCACAAATACGGCTCTAAAGTGGCTTTGCAGATTGGGCACGCAGGCAGAAGGGGGCAGCTCAAAGACACTCCGCTTTTAGCCCCCACAGCTTTGCGTTTTAACGAGCAATACGCCACACCTAAAGAAATGGATACCAACGACATTAAGCAAGTCATTTTAGAGTTTAAACAAGCGGGTTTAAGAGCCAAACAAGCGGGCTTTGATGCGTTAGAAATCCACGCCGCCCATGGCTATTTACTCAGCAGCTTTTTATCCCCCCTAACTAACCAAAGAAGCGATGCCTATGGCAAAAATAGGGCATTGATTTTACAAGAAATCTTAGAGAACCTAAGAGAGACTATGGACTTGCCCCTCATTGTGCGCGTGTCTGCCACCGACTACCATAAACAGGGCAATACTCCAGAGAAAATGGCTGAGCTTTTAGAGCCCTTAAGCCCCCTTTATGATGCCCTCAATGTCAGCAGTGGGGGCGTGGTGCAAGCCCCACCTAAGAATTATAGAGCCACTTCAGGCAAGGCCACCGAAGAAACCAGCATTAAAGTCTATCCGGGCTATCAAATCCCCTATGCGTTGGTGCTCAAAGAAGCCTTGGATAAACCCACAATCGGGGGCGGGCTCTTAGAAGAGCCCAAAATGGCACAAAGATTAGTGGGTAGTCAAGTTGTGGATGCGATCTATTTGGCTAGGGCTTTGCTCAAAAACCCCTTTTGGTGTTTTAATGCGGCCATGAGCTTAGGGCAAGAGATTGAAATCCCCAAACCTTACGCTAGGATGGTGTATTTGTAG
- a CDS encoding pseudouridine synthase, giving the protein MRLNQFLAHNIPCSRRAADALIAEGRVKVKHTKATFTTPFSPKDKIFVDGKLLRPKKHEHFSVIVYHKPKGELVSHKDDRGRKAIFDSLDKKFQHFTPIGRLDYASMGLLLLSDSKKVVDTLMHSRLERTYLVKIDGSVTQAMLDAFENGLETTSKEGAHEKSRIESIHIAPMQAMVLKSSRNYSKLKLTLQEGQNRELRRFFGHFKREVLDLKRVSFGFVSLNALPVGKTRYLNAKEYKHLHAFLNQLGEENG; this is encoded by the coding sequence GCGGGTTAAGGTCAAGCACACCAAAGCCACCTTCACCACACCCTTTAGCCCCAAAGATAAAATCTTTGTGGATGGCAAGTTGCTCAGGCCAAAAAAGCACGAGCATTTCAGCGTGATTGTCTATCACAAGCCCAAGGGCGAGCTGGTGAGCCACAAGGACGATCGGGGACGCAAGGCCATTTTTGACAGCTTAGATAAAAAGTTTCAACACTTCACCCCCATAGGGCGTTTGGACTATGCGTCTATGGGGCTCTTGCTCTTAAGCGATAGTAAAAAAGTCGTGGATACCTTGATGCATAGTCGCTTGGAGCGTACCTATTTGGTGAAAATCGATGGGAGCGTGACGCAAGCCATGCTTGATGCCTTTGAAAATGGCTTAGAAACCACCAGCAAAGAAGGGGCGCATGAAAAAAGTCGCATAGAGAGCATCCACATTGCCCCCATGCAGGCGATGGTGCTTAAAAGCAGCCGCAATTACTCTAAGCTTAAGCTCACCTTGCAAGAGGGGCAAAATAGAGAATTACGCCGCTTTTTCGGACATTTTAAGCGAGAAGTGCTAGACTTAAAGCGGGTTAGCTTTGGTTTCGTGTCTTTAAACGCTCTGCCTGTAGGTAAAACCCGCTATTTAAATGCGAAAGAGTATAAGCATTTACACGCCTTTTTAAACCAACTAGGAGAAGAAAATGGATAA